One part of the Ursus arctos isolate Adak ecotype North America unplaced genomic scaffold, UrsArc2.0 scaffold_14, whole genome shotgun sequence genome encodes these proteins:
- the RASAL3 gene encoding RAS protein activator like-3 isoform X1 has product MWPLRGFPGGGAESGEGGKMRTACGNTLGRTVTLLSPRRTPAMDPPSPHKASQTQPAAASSLLTSYRWHTGGDGEKVAGGSRWGRLAGWGRALSHQEPGVSSQPASRSLFRRVLSAPPKESRTSRLRLSKTLWGRHKSLPLEPGPEPEAPEPEPEPETPAPQIPEAPTPDVPIWNIGAFTLLDGKLVLLGGEEEGPRRPRAGSASSEGSIQVAMGALRDSDRIPGKTEPEAAGPNQVHNVRGLLKRLKEKKKARSEIGASASQYGTPSALGSRESLATLSELDLGAERDVRVWPLHSSLLEEPHCFQVTWTGGSRCFSCRSAAERDRWIEDLRRHFQPSQDNLEREETWLSVWVHEAKGLPRAAAGTAGVRAELWLDGALLARTAPRAGPGPLFWAERFHFEALPPARRLSLRLRGAGPGGAALGRVALALEELGVPRAPAAGLESWFPLLGAPAGAALRARIRARRLRVLPSERYKELAEFLTFHYARLCGALESALSAQAKEELAAAMVRVLQATGRAQALVTDLGTAELARSGGREALLFRENTLATKAIDEYMKLVAQDYLQETLGQVVQRLCASSEDCEVDPSKCPAPELPQHQTRLRHNCEEVFQNIIHSYNWFPAELGTVFSGWREACKARGSEALGPRLVCASLFLRLLCPAILAPSLFGLAPEHPAPGPARALTLIAKVIQNLANSAPFGEKEAYMGFMNSFLEDHGPAMQRFLDQVAMVDVDAAPSGYQGSSDLALQLAVLHAQLCTIFAELDQATRDSLEPLPTILRAIEEGRPVPVTVPMRLPPPPAQVHSSFSAGEKPGFLAPRDLPKHTPLISKSQSLRSVHGAGSWARPQPDEERPSRLPRPVQRTQSVPAGRPARRRPSAGPRPRPKSSLRTGPSPRGRPWTGASASLPRKPSVPWQRQLDQPRDRDQTLGTHRPVGKLAELQCEVAALREEQKALSGLVESLGTHLRALTEKQEQLQGQLQDLDSRLREGTPQSDPGRGAPSSEDHRLKSLERRLAEMESTQAQLRNVVQSLQLPRTSGSRSQPLPLKPPCINGDTT; this is encoded by the exons ATGTGGCCACTGAGGGGGTTCCCTGGGGGCGGAgctgagagtggggaggggggcaagaTGAGGACTGCATGTGGGAACACCCTGGGCAGAACTGTCACCCTCTTGTCCCCCAGGAGAACCCCCGCCATGGACCCGCCATCACCGCACAAGGCCTCCCAAACCCAGCCTGCAGCAGCTTCGTCCCTGCTAACCTCCTACCGCTGGCACACAGGGGGCGATGGGGAGAAAGTAGCCGGAGGGTCCCGCTGGGGCCGACTtgcaggctgggggagggcgcTAAGCCACCAGGAGCCCGGGGTCAGCAGCCAGCCTGCCTCTCGCTCACTGTTCCGTCGCGTCCTCTCTGCGCCCCCCAAGGAGTCACGCACAAGCCGCCTTCGCCTATCCAAGACCCTCTGGGGAAGGCATAAGAGCCTGCCGCTGGAGCCAGGACCAGAACCAGAGGCCCCAG AGCCTGAGCCAGAGCCAGAGACACCTGCCCCACAGATCCCTGAGGCCCCCACACCTGATGTACCCATCTGGAACATTGGGGCCTTCACCCTGCTCGATGGGAAGCTGGTGCTGcttgggggtgaggaggag GGTCCTCGCCGGCCCAGGGCAGGGAGTGCTAGCTCTGAGGGCAGCATCCAGGTAGCCATGGGGGCCCTCAGGGATTCAG ATCGGATCCCTGGAAAGACTGAACCAGAGGCTGCTGGCCCCAACCAGGTCCACAACGTTCGG GGATTGCTCAAGCggctgaaagagaagaaaaaggccaGGTCAGAGATTGGAGCCAGTGCCTCCCAGTATGG AAcccccagtgctctgggatctcGGGAATCGTTGGCCACCCTCTCTGAGCTGGACCTGGGTGCCGAGCGGGATGTGAGGGTCTGGCCACTGCACTCCAGCCTCCTGGAGGAGCCCCACTGCTTCCAG GTAACGTGGACGGGCGGGAGCCGCTGCTTCTCTTGTCGCTCCGCCGCTGAGAGAGACCGCTGGATCGAGGACCTTCGTCGCCACTTCCAGCCCAGCCAG GACAACTTGGAGCGGGAAGAGACGTGGTTGAGCGTGTGGGTGCACGAGGCAAAGGGACTGCCCCGAGCGGCGGCGGGGACAGCAGGCGTGCGCGCCGAGCTCTGGCTGGACGGCGCTCTACTGGCGCGCACAGCGCCGCGGGCTGGCCCGGGCCCGCTCTTCTGGGCCGAACGCTTCCACTTCGAGGCGCTGCCGCCGGCGCGTCGCCTGTCGTTGCGGCTGCGCGGAGCTGGCCCGGGGGGAGCGGCGCTAGGCCGCGTGGCACTGGCACTAGAAGAGTTGGGCGTCCCCCGCGCTCCCGCAGCTGGTCTGGAGAGCTGGTTCCCGCTACTCGGGGCTCCCGCAGGAGCCGCGCTGCGGGCGCGGATCCGGGCGCGGCGCCTGCGCGTGCTGCCGTCCGAGCGCTACAAGGAGCTGGCGGAGTTCCTCACCTTCCACTACGCGCGCCTCTGCGGGGCGCTGGAGTCCGCGCTGTCTGCCCAGGCCAAGGAGGAGCTGGCGGCTGCCATGGTGCGAGTGCTGCAGGCCACCGGCCGGGCGCAG GCACTGGTGACAGACCTGGGCACCGCAGAGCTGGCACGCAGTGGAGGCCGTGAGGCCCTGCTCTTCCGGGAAAACACATTGGCCACCAAGGCCATCGATGAGTACATGAAGCTGGTGGCACAGGATTACCTCCAAGAGACTCTGG GGCAGGTCGTGCAGCGTCTCTGTGCCTCCAGTGAAGACTGTGAGGTGGACCCCAGCAAGTGCCCAGCCCCAGAGCTGCCACAGCACCAGACCAGACTGCGACACAATTGTGAGGAAGTCTTCCAAAACATCATCCACTCCTACAA CTGGTTTCCGGCAGAGCTGGGCACCGTGTTCTCAGGCTGGCGAGAAGCATGCAAGGCACGTGGCTCTGAGGCACTGGGCCCCCGACTGGTGTGTGCCTCTCTCTTCTTGCGGCTCCTGTGTCCTGCCATCCTGGCACCCAGCCTCTTTGGTCTGGCACCAGAGCACCCTGCACCTGGCCCAGCCCGTGCTCTCACACTGATCGCCAAGGTCATCCAGAACCTCGCCAACAGTGCCCC GTTTGGTGAGAAGGAGGCCTACATGGGCTTCATGAATAGCTTTCTGGAGGATCATGGACCAGCCATGCAACGTTTCCTGGACCAAGTGGCCATGGTGGATGTGGATGCAGCACCCAGTGGCTACCAGGGCAGCAGTGACTTAGCCCTCCAGCTGGCAGTCCTGCACGCCCAGCTCTGTACCATCTTTGCTGAACTTGACCAG GCAACCCGTGACAGCCTGGAACCGCTGCCTACCATCCTGAGAGCCATTGAGGAGGGCCGGCCTGTACCTGTGACTGTGCCGATGAgactcccaccacccccagcccaaGTTCACTCCAG CTTCTCTGCAGGGGAGAAGCCAGGCTTCCTGGCTCCCCGGGATCTCCCCAAGCACACCCCTCTCATCTCCAAGAGCCAGTCTCTACGCAGCGTTCACGGCGCAGGGAGTTGGGCGCGACCGCAGCCAGACGAAGAGCGGCCCTCGCGCCTGCCGCGGCCCGTGCAGCGCACGCAGAGCGTCCCGGCTGGTCGCCCCGCTCGTCGCCGCCCCTCTGCAGGGCCCAGACCACGACCCAAAAGCTCGCTACGCACGGGGCCCTCTCCCCGAGGCCGGCCCTGGACGGGGGCCTCAGCATCGTTGCCTCGGAAGCCGTCCGTGCCGTGGCAGCGCCAGCTGGACCAGCCGCGGGACAGAGACCAGACGCTGGGCACGCACCGACCCGTGGGCAAG TTGGCAGAGCTGCAGTGTGAGGTGGCCGCCCTGCGCGAGGAACAGAAGGCTCTGTCCGGCCTCGTGGAGTCGCTGGGCACCCACCTCCGCGCCTTGACGGAGAAGCAGGAGCAGCTTCAGGGCCAGCTGCAAGACCTGGACTCCAGGCTCCGCGAAGG GACCCCGCAGTCGGATCCAGGGCGTGGTGCTCCAAGCAGTGAGGATCACAGGCTTAAAAGTCTG GAGCGCCGCCTGGCAGAGATGGAGAGTACTCAGGCCCAGCTGAGGAATGTGGTCCAGAGCCTGCAGCTTCCCAGAACGTCAGGATCCCGGAGCCAGCCCCTACCCCTCAAACCACCCTGCATCAACGGAGATACCACTTGA
- the RASAL3 gene encoding RAS protein activator like-3 isoform X2, translated as MDPPSPHKASQTQPAAASSLLTSYRWHTGGDGEKVAGGSRWGRLAGWGRALSHQEPGVSSQPASRSLFRRVLSAPPKESRTSRLRLSKTLWGRHKSLPLEPGPEPEAPEPEPEPETPAPQIPEAPTPDVPIWNIGAFTLLDGKLVLLGGEEEGPRRPRAGSASSEGSIQVAMGALRDSDRIPGKTEPEAAGPNQVHNVRGLLKRLKEKKKARSEIGASASQYGTPSALGSRESLATLSELDLGAERDVRVWPLHSSLLEEPHCFQVTWTGGSRCFSCRSAAERDRWIEDLRRHFQPSQDNLEREETWLSVWVHEAKGLPRAAAGTAGVRAELWLDGALLARTAPRAGPGPLFWAERFHFEALPPARRLSLRLRGAGPGGAALGRVALALEELGVPRAPAAGLESWFPLLGAPAGAALRARIRARRLRVLPSERYKELAEFLTFHYARLCGALESALSAQAKEELAAAMVRVLQATGRAQALVTDLGTAELARSGGREALLFRENTLATKAIDEYMKLVAQDYLQETLGQVVQRLCASSEDCEVDPSKCPAPELPQHQTRLRHNCEEVFQNIIHSYNWFPAELGTVFSGWREACKARGSEALGPRLVCASLFLRLLCPAILAPSLFGLAPEHPAPGPARALTLIAKVIQNLANSAPFGEKEAYMGFMNSFLEDHGPAMQRFLDQVAMVDVDAAPSGYQGSSDLALQLAVLHAQLCTIFAELDQATRDSLEPLPTILRAIEEGRPVPVTVPMRLPPPPAQVHSSFSAGEKPGFLAPRDLPKHTPLISKSQSLRSVHGAGSWARPQPDEERPSRLPRPVQRTQSVPAGRPARRRPSAGPRPRPKSSLRTGPSPRGRPWTGASASLPRKPSVPWQRQLDQPRDRDQTLGTHRPVGKLAELQCEVAALREEQKALSGLVESLGTHLRALTEKQEQLQGQLQDLDSRLREGTPQSDPGRGAPSSEDHRLKSLERRLAEMESTQAQLRNVVQSLQLPRTSGSRSQPLPLKPPCINGDTT; from the exons ATGGACCCGCCATCACCGCACAAGGCCTCCCAAACCCAGCCTGCAGCAGCTTCGTCCCTGCTAACCTCCTACCGCTGGCACACAGGGGGCGATGGGGAGAAAGTAGCCGGAGGGTCCCGCTGGGGCCGACTtgcaggctgggggagggcgcTAAGCCACCAGGAGCCCGGGGTCAGCAGCCAGCCTGCCTCTCGCTCACTGTTCCGTCGCGTCCTCTCTGCGCCCCCCAAGGAGTCACGCACAAGCCGCCTTCGCCTATCCAAGACCCTCTGGGGAAGGCATAAGAGCCTGCCGCTGGAGCCAGGACCAGAACCAGAGGCCCCAG AGCCTGAGCCAGAGCCAGAGACACCTGCCCCACAGATCCCTGAGGCCCCCACACCTGATGTACCCATCTGGAACATTGGGGCCTTCACCCTGCTCGATGGGAAGCTGGTGCTGcttgggggtgaggaggag GGTCCTCGCCGGCCCAGGGCAGGGAGTGCTAGCTCTGAGGGCAGCATCCAGGTAGCCATGGGGGCCCTCAGGGATTCAG ATCGGATCCCTGGAAAGACTGAACCAGAGGCTGCTGGCCCCAACCAGGTCCACAACGTTCGG GGATTGCTCAAGCggctgaaagagaagaaaaaggccaGGTCAGAGATTGGAGCCAGTGCCTCCCAGTATGG AAcccccagtgctctgggatctcGGGAATCGTTGGCCACCCTCTCTGAGCTGGACCTGGGTGCCGAGCGGGATGTGAGGGTCTGGCCACTGCACTCCAGCCTCCTGGAGGAGCCCCACTGCTTCCAG GTAACGTGGACGGGCGGGAGCCGCTGCTTCTCTTGTCGCTCCGCCGCTGAGAGAGACCGCTGGATCGAGGACCTTCGTCGCCACTTCCAGCCCAGCCAG GACAACTTGGAGCGGGAAGAGACGTGGTTGAGCGTGTGGGTGCACGAGGCAAAGGGACTGCCCCGAGCGGCGGCGGGGACAGCAGGCGTGCGCGCCGAGCTCTGGCTGGACGGCGCTCTACTGGCGCGCACAGCGCCGCGGGCTGGCCCGGGCCCGCTCTTCTGGGCCGAACGCTTCCACTTCGAGGCGCTGCCGCCGGCGCGTCGCCTGTCGTTGCGGCTGCGCGGAGCTGGCCCGGGGGGAGCGGCGCTAGGCCGCGTGGCACTGGCACTAGAAGAGTTGGGCGTCCCCCGCGCTCCCGCAGCTGGTCTGGAGAGCTGGTTCCCGCTACTCGGGGCTCCCGCAGGAGCCGCGCTGCGGGCGCGGATCCGGGCGCGGCGCCTGCGCGTGCTGCCGTCCGAGCGCTACAAGGAGCTGGCGGAGTTCCTCACCTTCCACTACGCGCGCCTCTGCGGGGCGCTGGAGTCCGCGCTGTCTGCCCAGGCCAAGGAGGAGCTGGCGGCTGCCATGGTGCGAGTGCTGCAGGCCACCGGCCGGGCGCAG GCACTGGTGACAGACCTGGGCACCGCAGAGCTGGCACGCAGTGGAGGCCGTGAGGCCCTGCTCTTCCGGGAAAACACATTGGCCACCAAGGCCATCGATGAGTACATGAAGCTGGTGGCACAGGATTACCTCCAAGAGACTCTGG GGCAGGTCGTGCAGCGTCTCTGTGCCTCCAGTGAAGACTGTGAGGTGGACCCCAGCAAGTGCCCAGCCCCAGAGCTGCCACAGCACCAGACCAGACTGCGACACAATTGTGAGGAAGTCTTCCAAAACATCATCCACTCCTACAA CTGGTTTCCGGCAGAGCTGGGCACCGTGTTCTCAGGCTGGCGAGAAGCATGCAAGGCACGTGGCTCTGAGGCACTGGGCCCCCGACTGGTGTGTGCCTCTCTCTTCTTGCGGCTCCTGTGTCCTGCCATCCTGGCACCCAGCCTCTTTGGTCTGGCACCAGAGCACCCTGCACCTGGCCCAGCCCGTGCTCTCACACTGATCGCCAAGGTCATCCAGAACCTCGCCAACAGTGCCCC GTTTGGTGAGAAGGAGGCCTACATGGGCTTCATGAATAGCTTTCTGGAGGATCATGGACCAGCCATGCAACGTTTCCTGGACCAAGTGGCCATGGTGGATGTGGATGCAGCACCCAGTGGCTACCAGGGCAGCAGTGACTTAGCCCTCCAGCTGGCAGTCCTGCACGCCCAGCTCTGTACCATCTTTGCTGAACTTGACCAG GCAACCCGTGACAGCCTGGAACCGCTGCCTACCATCCTGAGAGCCATTGAGGAGGGCCGGCCTGTACCTGTGACTGTGCCGATGAgactcccaccacccccagcccaaGTTCACTCCAG CTTCTCTGCAGGGGAGAAGCCAGGCTTCCTGGCTCCCCGGGATCTCCCCAAGCACACCCCTCTCATCTCCAAGAGCCAGTCTCTACGCAGCGTTCACGGCGCAGGGAGTTGGGCGCGACCGCAGCCAGACGAAGAGCGGCCCTCGCGCCTGCCGCGGCCCGTGCAGCGCACGCAGAGCGTCCCGGCTGGTCGCCCCGCTCGTCGCCGCCCCTCTGCAGGGCCCAGACCACGACCCAAAAGCTCGCTACGCACGGGGCCCTCTCCCCGAGGCCGGCCCTGGACGGGGGCCTCAGCATCGTTGCCTCGGAAGCCGTCCGTGCCGTGGCAGCGCCAGCTGGACCAGCCGCGGGACAGAGACCAGACGCTGGGCACGCACCGACCCGTGGGCAAG TTGGCAGAGCTGCAGTGTGAGGTGGCCGCCCTGCGCGAGGAACAGAAGGCTCTGTCCGGCCTCGTGGAGTCGCTGGGCACCCACCTCCGCGCCTTGACGGAGAAGCAGGAGCAGCTTCAGGGCCAGCTGCAAGACCTGGACTCCAGGCTCCGCGAAGG GACCCCGCAGTCGGATCCAGGGCGTGGTGCTCCAAGCAGTGAGGATCACAGGCTTAAAAGTCTG GAGCGCCGCCTGGCAGAGATGGAGAGTACTCAGGCCCAGCTGAGGAATGTGGTCCAGAGCCTGCAGCTTCCCAGAACGTCAGGATCCCGGAGCCAGCCCCTACCCCTCAAACCACCCTGCATCAACGGAGATACCACTTGA
- the PGLYRP2 gene encoding N-acetylmuramoyl-L-alanine amidase isoform X2, translated as MSLGSWNPTMVAQRVLWILLGLLLQLKPGTATLPLLMDSVIQALAELEQKVPATNTSHTASAWLLFAQDSGRHDLLHHFLLEGRTLQATKLDPQQLSPELLGLTKDVAQHGIRGRQEYGVVLAPDGSTVAVEPLLAGLEAGLQGHRVVHLPLDSTATPLEAGATFPDTGAVVSDVRATSPRLRDGPPDGTSAEVGAMPPNIRATDLDVKPTSPGVRLGSPDVPVTAPDVQASSPGAKARSPTTVDSLLVVTLARDLGLAFLQSPQTWSHSGLGTEGCWDQLSAPRTFTLLDSRASPVTMAFLNGALDGALLGDYLSRTPEPRPPLSNLLSQYYGAGVAGDSGLRSNFRRQNAAALTSAPTLTQQVWGALILLQRLEPTHPHLRGMSQEQLAEVATNATKEFTEAFLACPAIHPRCRWGAAPYRGSPRPLQLPLGFLYVHHTYVPAPPCTDFAHCAADMRSMQRFHQDTRGWDDIGYSFVIGSDGYVYEGRGWHWVGAHTLGHNSLGFGVAFVGNYTAELPAKAALHTVQDVLPGCAVRAGLLRPDYALLGHRQLVSTDCPGDALFNLLRTWPRFAANVKPRTARRASRRFKRKPPPKILPATDLQ; from the exons ATGTCCCTCGGAAGCTGGAACCCCACAATGGTGGCCCAGCGTGTCCTCTGGATCCTGCTCGGATTGCTGCTGCAGCTGAAACCAGGGACAG caaccctgcccctgctcatggaCTCTGTCATCCAGGCCCTGGCAGAGCTCGAGCAGAAGGTACCAGCCACCAACACCAGCCACACTGCTTCTGCATGGCTGCTGTTCGCCCAGGACTCTGGCCGCCACGATCTCCTCCATCACTTCCTGCTGGAGGGGCGGACTCTCCAGGCCACCAAGCTGGATCCCCAGCAACTGAGCCCAGAGCTTCTCGGCCTGACCAAGGACGTGGCCCAACATGGTATTCGGGGCAGGCAGGAATACGGAGTGGTGCTGGCACCCGATGGCTCAACAGTGGCTGTGGAGCCTCTTCTGgcggggctggaggcagggctaCAGGGGCACAGGGTTGTACACCTGCCCTTGGACAGCACAGCCACGCCTCTGGAGGCTGGAGCCACCTTTCCAGACACTGGAGCCGTGGTTTCAGATGTAAGAGCCACATCCCCAAGACTCAGGGATGGCCCCCCAGATGGCACCTCTGCAGAGGTTGGAGCCATGCCTCCAAATATTAGAGCCACAGATCTAGATGTCAAACCCACCTCTCCAGGTGTTAGACTTGGCTCTCCAGATGTCCCAGTCACCGCTCCAGATGTCCAAGCCTCTTCACCAGGTGCCAAAGCCAGGTCCCCGACCACTGTGGACAGTCTCCTGGTGGTCACCCTGGCCAGAGACCTGGGTCTGGCCTTCCTCCAGAGCCCTCAGACCTGGAGCCATTCAGGCCTGGGGACTGAGGGCTGCTGGGACCAGCTATCTGCCCCCCGGACCTTCACACTCTTAGACTCCAGGGCATCGCCAGTCACCATGGCCTTCCTCAATGGGGCCCTGGATGGGGCCCTCCTTGGAGATTATCTAAGCCGAACCCCTGAGCCACGGCCACCTCTCAGCAACCTACTGAGCCAATACTATGGAGCTGGGGTGGCTGGAGATTCAGGACTTCGCAGCAACTTCCGGCGGCAGAACGCAGCTGCTCTGACTTCAGCCCCCACCTTGACCCAGCAGGTATGGGGGGCCCTCATCCTGCTACAGAGGCTGGAGCCAACACACCCTCATCTGCGGGGCATGAGCCAAGAGCAGCTGGCAGAGGTAGCCACCAATGCTACCAAGGAATTCACTGAGGCCTTCCTGG CGTGCCCAGCCATCCACCCACGTTGCCGCTGGGGCGCCGCGCCCTATCGGGGCAGTCCCAGGCCGCTGCAGCTGCCACTCGGGTTCTTGTATGTGCACCACACATACGTGCCCGCGCCACCCTGCACGGATTTCGCGCACTGCGCCGCCGACATGCGCTCTATGCAGCGCTTCCATCAAGATACTCGGGGTTGGGACGACATTGGCTACAG TTTCGTGATAGGCTCAGACGGCTATGTGTACGAGGGCCGCGGCTGGCACTGGGTGGGCGCGCACACGCTCGGCCACAATTCTCTCGGCTTCGGCGTGGCCTTCGTGGGCAACTACACTGCGGAGCTGCCTGCGAAGGCTGCGCTTCACACCGTGCAGGACGTGCTCCCTGGCTGCGCAGTGCGCGCTGGCCTCCTACGGCCAGACTATGCACTGCTTGGCCACCGCCAGCTGGTGAGCACTGACTGCCCTGGGGACGCGCTCTTCAACCTGCTGCGCACCTGGCCGCGCTTCGCTGCG AATGTGAAACCAAGAACAGCCAGGAGGGCCTCCAGGAGATTCAAAAGGAAGCCACCTCCAAAGATCCTGCCAGCCACAGACCTCCAATAA
- the PGLYRP2 gene encoding N-acetylmuramoyl-L-alanine amidase isoform X1, with translation MSLGSWNPTMVAQRVLWILLGLLLQLKPGTAATLPLLMDSVIQALAELEQKVPATNTSHTASAWLLFAQDSGRHDLLHHFLLEGRTLQATKLDPQQLSPELLGLTKDVAQHGIRGRQEYGVVLAPDGSTVAVEPLLAGLEAGLQGHRVVHLPLDSTATPLEAGATFPDTGAVVSDVRATSPRLRDGPPDGTSAEVGAMPPNIRATDLDVKPTSPGVRLGSPDVPVTAPDVQASSPGAKARSPTTVDSLLVVTLARDLGLAFLQSPQTWSHSGLGTEGCWDQLSAPRTFTLLDSRASPVTMAFLNGALDGALLGDYLSRTPEPRPPLSNLLSQYYGAGVAGDSGLRSNFRRQNAAALTSAPTLTQQVWGALILLQRLEPTHPHLRGMSQEQLAEVATNATKEFTEAFLACPAIHPRCRWGAAPYRGSPRPLQLPLGFLYVHHTYVPAPPCTDFAHCAADMRSMQRFHQDTRGWDDIGYSFVIGSDGYVYEGRGWHWVGAHTLGHNSLGFGVAFVGNYTAELPAKAALHTVQDVLPGCAVRAGLLRPDYALLGHRQLVSTDCPGDALFNLLRTWPRFAANVKPRTARRASRRFKRKPPPKILPATDLQ, from the exons ATGTCCCTCGGAAGCTGGAACCCCACAATGGTGGCCCAGCGTGTCCTCTGGATCCTGCTCGGATTGCTGCTGCAGCTGAAACCAGGGACAG cagcaaccctgcccctgctcatggaCTCTGTCATCCAGGCCCTGGCAGAGCTCGAGCAGAAGGTACCAGCCACCAACACCAGCCACACTGCTTCTGCATGGCTGCTGTTCGCCCAGGACTCTGGCCGCCACGATCTCCTCCATCACTTCCTGCTGGAGGGGCGGACTCTCCAGGCCACCAAGCTGGATCCCCAGCAACTGAGCCCAGAGCTTCTCGGCCTGACCAAGGACGTGGCCCAACATGGTATTCGGGGCAGGCAGGAATACGGAGTGGTGCTGGCACCCGATGGCTCAACAGTGGCTGTGGAGCCTCTTCTGgcggggctggaggcagggctaCAGGGGCACAGGGTTGTACACCTGCCCTTGGACAGCACAGCCACGCCTCTGGAGGCTGGAGCCACCTTTCCAGACACTGGAGCCGTGGTTTCAGATGTAAGAGCCACATCCCCAAGACTCAGGGATGGCCCCCCAGATGGCACCTCTGCAGAGGTTGGAGCCATGCCTCCAAATATTAGAGCCACAGATCTAGATGTCAAACCCACCTCTCCAGGTGTTAGACTTGGCTCTCCAGATGTCCCAGTCACCGCTCCAGATGTCCAAGCCTCTTCACCAGGTGCCAAAGCCAGGTCCCCGACCACTGTGGACAGTCTCCTGGTGGTCACCCTGGCCAGAGACCTGGGTCTGGCCTTCCTCCAGAGCCCTCAGACCTGGAGCCATTCAGGCCTGGGGACTGAGGGCTGCTGGGACCAGCTATCTGCCCCCCGGACCTTCACACTCTTAGACTCCAGGGCATCGCCAGTCACCATGGCCTTCCTCAATGGGGCCCTGGATGGGGCCCTCCTTGGAGATTATCTAAGCCGAACCCCTGAGCCACGGCCACCTCTCAGCAACCTACTGAGCCAATACTATGGAGCTGGGGTGGCTGGAGATTCAGGACTTCGCAGCAACTTCCGGCGGCAGAACGCAGCTGCTCTGACTTCAGCCCCCACCTTGACCCAGCAGGTATGGGGGGCCCTCATCCTGCTACAGAGGCTGGAGCCAACACACCCTCATCTGCGGGGCATGAGCCAAGAGCAGCTGGCAGAGGTAGCCACCAATGCTACCAAGGAATTCACTGAGGCCTTCCTGG CGTGCCCAGCCATCCACCCACGTTGCCGCTGGGGCGCCGCGCCCTATCGGGGCAGTCCCAGGCCGCTGCAGCTGCCACTCGGGTTCTTGTATGTGCACCACACATACGTGCCCGCGCCACCCTGCACGGATTTCGCGCACTGCGCCGCCGACATGCGCTCTATGCAGCGCTTCCATCAAGATACTCGGGGTTGGGACGACATTGGCTACAG TTTCGTGATAGGCTCAGACGGCTATGTGTACGAGGGCCGCGGCTGGCACTGGGTGGGCGCGCACACGCTCGGCCACAATTCTCTCGGCTTCGGCGTGGCCTTCGTGGGCAACTACACTGCGGAGCTGCCTGCGAAGGCTGCGCTTCACACCGTGCAGGACGTGCTCCCTGGCTGCGCAGTGCGCGCTGGCCTCCTACGGCCAGACTATGCACTGCTTGGCCACCGCCAGCTGGTGAGCACTGACTGCCCTGGGGACGCGCTCTTCAACCTGCTGCGCACCTGGCCGCGCTTCGCTGCG AATGTGAAACCAAGAACAGCCAGGAGGGCCTCCAGGAGATTCAAAAGGAAGCCACCTCCAAAGATCCTGCCAGCCACAGACCTCCAATAA